A genomic stretch from Helianthus annuus cultivar XRQ/B chromosome 1, HanXRQr2.0-SUNRISE, whole genome shotgun sequence includes:
- the LOC110880568 gene encoding uncharacterized mitochondrial protein AtMg00810-like: MTIVVLNNWKLHQLDVNNAFLLGNLSESIYMEQPPGFLDPQFPDHVGKLNKALYGLQQAPRARFRRLSDFLNRSGFTSSRADPSLFIFNKGTCAMYVLVYVDDVIVTGNQGHKLHAFIKALNTEFALKDLGELSYFLGLEVVHMNQGLFIHQAKYATDVLERARMMDAKLAATPLSSTVLFSSMGDPYHDPTFYRSIVGALQYLTITRPDLSYAVNQVSQFLHDPTIQHFQEVKRILRYVKGTISYGLNFTKPTNVNILGFTDADWAKCLETRRSTYGNSIFLGGNLVSWSSKKQPTVSRSSCESEYRAMANTAAEIIGITHLLSELGVLPTKCPTLLCDNQSTLFITQNPVAHKRVKHLELDYHFIRELVALGNLLTKFIPSKL; the protein is encoded by the coding sequence ATGACCATTGTTGTCTTGAATAATTGGAAGTTACACCAACTTGATGTTAATAATGCTTTTCTACTTGGGAACTTAAGTGAATCTATTTATATGGAACAACCACCGGGATTTCTTGACCCGCAGTTTCCAGATCATGTTGGTAAACtgaacaaagctctttatgggtTACAACAAGCTCCACGGGCCCGGTTTCGTAGACTAAGTGACTTTCTTAATCGTAGTGGGTTTACCTCCTCTCGGGCTGACCCATCTTTGTTTATTTTTAACAAAGGCACATGTGCTATGTATGTTcttgtatatgttgatgatgtTATTGTGACAGGTAATCAAGGACACAAACTACATGCATTTATTAAAGCTCTCAACACTGAGTTTGCACTTAAAGATTTGGGTGAACTTAGTTACTTTCTTGGCCTTGAGGTTGTTCACATGAATCAAGGTTTGTTTATACATCAAGCGAAATATGCTACCGATGTGCTTGAACGAGCTCGTATGATGGATGCAAAACTGGCGGCCACACCTCTCTCATCCACGGTCTTGTTTTCCTCAATGGGTGACCCGTACCATGATCCGACTTTTTATCGATCCATAGTTGGTGCACTACAATACTTAACTATCACTCGTCCTGATCTTTCATATGCCGTGAATCAAGTGAGCCAATTTTTACATGATCCAACAATACAACATTTTCAAGAAGTCAAACGCATCCTTAGATATGTTAAAGGCACGATTTCATATGGGCTCAATTTTACCAAACCAACAAATGTTAATATACTTGGGTTCACTGATGCGGATTGGGCCAAGTGTCTAGAAACAAGGAGGTCCACCTATGGTAATTCTATCTTCCTTGGTGGCAATCTTGTGTCTTGGAGTTCAAAGAAACAACCAACTGTGTCTCGCTCCAGTTGTGAATCTGAGTATCGGGCCATGGCTAATACGGCGGCAGAAATTATTGGTATAACTCATCTTCTAAGTGAACTTGGTGTCCTACCTACAAAGTGCCCAACGCTTCTATGTGATAACCAAAGTACACTCTTTATAACTCAGAATCCAGTTGCTCACAAGCGGGTTaaacacttggaacttgactatcaCTTCATTAGAGAGCTTGTTGCTTTGGGTAATTTACTCACCAAGTTCATTCCATCCAAGCTTTAG
- the LOC110936017 gene encoding vinorine synthase has product MYDVYSPWILFFANTNKESVTDVAKRSKRLKESLSEILTRFYPLAGKLKDNLQIVCNDEGIYYTEARVNQTLQDFLLHPDDEKVKRLTPKTPGITESSIGNYVMGIQVNIFKCGGIGLSTNTSHKIVDAHTYYVFMKAWATAFRGSQESVSPSFIASEIFPNNPLLEYSVSSKLLTTKSLSTKRFVFDSTTLGILKAQPVASTSSTHPPTRVEATTAVIWKAAAKAASKVRNFGPQSPHALLSAVNLRQRASPPLPKESIGNLIDVVCAICFPGGHLDLPTMMGDLREAITKINSDHIESKKGIKGRETFNEILGRLNQLMDATAEEDRLVATSFLNSGMYELDFGWGKPIWFYVMNARVVRKVALNDTLKGGGVEAIVTLSPDEMEIFEHDSELLSYATVNPSPLRFVP; this is encoded by the exons ATGTACGATGTGTACTCTCCATGGATCTTATTTTTTGCTAATACGAACAAGGAAAGTGTTACGGATGTAGCCAAAAGATCCAAACGTTTGAAAGAGTCTTTATCTGAGATTCTAACAAGATTCTATCCTCTAGCTGGAAAACTCAAGGACAACTTGCAAATTGTATGTAACGATGAAGGAATCTATTATACGGAGGCTCGAGTCAACCAGACACTCCAAGATTTTCTACTTCATCCAGATGATGAAAAAGTGAAAAGGTTGACGCCCAAAACACCTGGCATCACAGAATCTTCCATAGGAAATTATGTTATGGGCATTCAG GTGAACATTTTCAAATGTGGTGGGATTGGGCTTTCCACGAACACATCACACAAGATCGTTGACGCACATACATATTATGTGTTTATGAAAGCATGGGCAACAGCTTTTAGAGGCTCACAAGAATCTGTTTCACCAAGTTTTATTGCTTCTGAGATCTTTCCTAACAATCCTTTGTTAGAATACTCGGTGTCTTCCAAGTTATTGACCACCAAATCACTTAGTACGAAACGATTTGTGTTCGATTCTACGACTTTGGGTATACTCAAGGCACAACCAGTTGCCAGCACTAGCTCAACACATCCACCAACTCGCGTGGAGGCCACAACTGCTGTAATTTGGAAGGCTGCTGCCAAAGCGGCATCAAAAGTAAGAAATTTTGGTCCACAATCACCTCATGCTTTATTGTCAGCAGTGAATCTCCGACAAAGGGCATCACCTCCTTTGCCTAAGGAATCCATTGGAAACCTTATTGATGTAGTTTGTGCAATCTGCTTTCCCGGTGGCCACCTTGATTTGCCAACCATGATGGGTGATTTAAGAGAAGCAATAACAAAAATAAATTCTGATCACATCGAGTCCAAGAAAGGGATAAAGGGGCGTGAGACATTTAATGAGATATTAGGGAGATTAAACCAACTGATGGATGCAACTGCCGAAGAAGACCGCTTAGTGGCTACAAGCTTTTTAAATAGCGGAATGTATGAGTTGGATTTTGGGTGGGGAAAACCAATATGGTTTTATGTTATGAATGCTAGAGTCGTCCGGAAAGTGGCGTTGAATGACACGTTGAAGGGTGGTGGTGTTGAAGCCATAGTTACATTGAGTCCGGATGAAATGGAGATATTCGAGCATGATTCAGAGCTTTTGTCCTATGCCACTGTCAACCCTAGTCCACTTCGATTTGTTCCTTAA